ACTCTCCATAACAGGCGGATGGCAAAAAGTTCGATTCGTCGCTAGACCGCGGTCAGCCATTCGAGTTCACCTGTACGTACCAACCCATCCCGTGCGCGCTGCGCAAACATCTACTGACCACTCGCTTGGTTTGTGCATCCTGTTGCGTTGCTGTGTCTCCTGCATTCGCGCTTTGGCCACGCCTACAGTGGGAATTGGTCAGGTCATCAAAGGCTGGGACAAAGGATTGCGCGACATGTGCGTGGGCGAGAAACGCAAACTCAAAATCCCGCCCTCGGAAGGCTACGGCTCCGCGGGCGCTGGCGGCGTGATCCCCCCCAACGCGCATCTGATCTTCGAAGGTAAGTCTGCGCCTTGTGAGCCTTGCGTTGCTCAACCACACACCTACTGACACCTGGAATCATCACCGACAGTCGAGTTACTGGAGATCAAAGGCGCGCGTGTGAGTGCCAAGCAAACCACCGCTTCCGCACACGCCGAATTGTAGAAGCTGCGTTGCAAGAATGCCTTTAGTTCCGCCGTGAAAACATCCGTTGAACAGTACAAACAGCGAGCCAAGTGAGCGAGTCTGTGATAGAAAGAGaccgattcgtgattggtaTGCGCGTGTTGAGCCAGCCTCAGAAATCCGGGAAAAGATGGCCCAAGCTATCGGGGAGATCAGTGCGACTGTATTCGGTCACATCGTTTTCAGGATAGCGTTCAAACTGGCTCGAGTCGCCATCGGCGGTAACGGTGGGCAGGTAAGGCGCCGGGATTTCTCTTCTATACAACCTATCCCAATCGACCTCTGCAAACCACAGGTGACCAAAGATATCCTTGCTTCCCCTATGCAAGTTACCATAGCGCTTACTGAGATCCGCAGTCAACAGGTTCTTCAACAGATCCTTGACGCCCGTTTCAAAGTAGGGCGGATACCTGACCTTGCAAGCGATGATTTTTTCGTACAGCTTGATCGGATTGCCGTCCTCGGTAAAGAACGGCGGATGACCGGCGAGCATCTCGTACAGCAGAACGCCGAGCGCCCACCAGTCGACACTCTTGTTGTAGCCTTTGCTCGACACGATCTCGGGCGCCAGGTAGTCTGGTGTACCACAAAGAGTCCACGTGACATCGGGCACGTACTTTGCAAACCCAAAGTCGGTGATCTTGAGATGTCCGTCCGCAGACAGGAGGATGTTTTCCGGTTTCAGATCGCGGTAGATGATGTTGTTCTGGTGGAGGTAGTCGATCGCAAGCGCCACTTCGGCGGCGTAGAACTTTGCGACCGGGTGAGGGAAGCGTTGTGATTTGCGAAGAAGCGTGAACAGCTCTCCGCCTGGTACGTAGTCCATGACCATGTACAGGAAAGTCGAGTCTTTAAACGTGCCCCACAGATTCACGAGGAACGGATGGCGAACGATCGAAAGGATCGCACGTTCCGAATTCGTGTGTTCGACCTGCTTCATCTTGACTACCTGCTCCTTGCGCAACACCTTGATCGCGTAGAAGCGGTGGTTGTGGCGCGAACGCACCAGATGCACACGCCCGAAACTGCCCGTGCCCAATGTGCGCTCTACTGCGAAATCAGTCAAGGCGTATCGACCGCTCAATTTGCgttgctgagcagcaatcGCGAGTGGAAGCGACGCCGAGCTGTAAGTACCTGTTGAGTTGGCGCTGGCGACGTGCGTGGGCACAGATGTAGCGCCGACTACCGCTGGTGCTGGATGCTGTGATGACGACGCCCCACCTcctgctgtcgctgtcgctgctttcgctgctgcagcagcagcagcagcaacagctgctTCATGTGTGGCCGAATAGTCGACGGGCTGTTGTGGAATAGCAGACATATCTACGGAAACGGTAGAGCTCGTGCTCAAGTGGCgcggttgctgctggtatTGATCCTTTTCGCCTTCGTCTTGGATGTCGACGCAGGCGGATGGCTGAACGGCGTTCGAGTGTTGAGACGCAGCAagcggtggaagcgaaGGCGCGATGGGCCTTTTGGGAGGAGGTTGAGGCGATGCGAGATCGCCAGACGCCTTTCGCTTGATCGAGGTcacgatggcgatggcgtgATGCTGGTGGTAGACGAGTGCCGTCCAGCGTTGCAGCTTTTGCTAGTGATCAAGACGTGGTCTGAGACGAGCCGGTAGGTGTACGACGGCGTGTGGCACTCGCGGCGTTGACAGGGCGTCGACCAAAATGTCGAGCAACGGTGCCTAGAGATAGCGTAGATCAAGGCGGTAGAAGCGATAAAGATAATGATAGACGCAAGAACAGTGGATACACCAAGAATGTAAAGGTTGCAAGTCCGAAGTTGAATGATGAGAGCAAAGACGGAGCAaacgattcgtgattgcgagAACGGGACTCGCAAAATGACAGAAAATCAGTAAAGGTGGACCGTGTCCGTCGACGTTCGTGTCGTTGTGTCGTTGCGTGGTAGCGTCGTTGACGGACGGTAAACAGAGTCAAACTCACGACGATGGActgaaatcacgaatgctgccCCGGAGACGGCGTCTCGAGGTgtgaaaatcacgaatcacgaatgaagcAACACACAAGAAAGCTGGCATGGCTCGCatggaatcgtgaatcgccaGCGAAAAAAGTTGGACTGTGCGGCGTGGGCAAAGCTGCCTCTAAAATAACGTAGCGGAATTATGAATGAATTCATTTTCCCAAAAACCCAGACCAGACACACCAGTCACAGCAGCATGAGTaacagcagcggcaacagcaaccgCCGTCGCCGCCAAAAGTGgcttattcacgatttcatTGCTCATTTTCTTGTGCCTTTTGCTTGTTCGCTTTTGTCCTGCCAAACAAAGTAACGTAGTGTGAATGAAGACGGAAAGCACACACAATTCCTAagcgccaatcacgaatgcagtATCACGGGCTGTCGAAACATGCTGCCAAACCAGCATGCCCAGAGCCACATACACTCTTTCGTCGTGATGACCAGCGAGCGTTGCTCTTGTAGCAGCGCGGAACGCAGGTGGCATCGTTTGTGACGCTGTAAGCTGGCGAGACAAGAGGTCATGACAGCCTTGCCTCACGGTGTAACTTATGTAAACACTTTTTTGGAGCCAGAGGAGCCAAGTAttcaagtcacgagtcgcgcGCCATGTACTGACTCGAAGCTTGTGCGCCTCAGTGCCTTTGTCCTGTTGTCTGCATCACCATcgtgcaatcacgaattgcatCACGTATGGCCGGCTAGGCtgtgaatcgcgaatagTCCGAGTTGGTCGACCCTGcccaaatcgtgaatctcttTCATTATCATGATCTGAACGGAAATTTCATGTCGACAGTtacgagtcgtgagggTCTTTGTGCGTAATCACGACTACGCACGCGCCACTTTCCAGCTTGCACTTCGACTACGGTGTGAGCATTGGTTTAAGGATGTTACAGCGCCGAATCTACCATCCTGTTGAAACTTCTTGTCTCGTGTTTGAAGCATGAAGGCTgcaatcacggatcacgaatcacgaatcacgaatatcacgaattcgGCTCCGCATATTGTATCGTATCGAGATCCTCCACACGCTGCGCCTCGATGCTCACAGgcaccagtcacgagtgtgctTGGGCCGTTTTTGTTTCACCACCTCCAACTGTCACGTCGCTTCTTGTATTGGATCACTCCTAGCAAAGACAAAGACGTTGGTGCAAGGTCAAAGCCAATTGCGCGTCCAGATcgagccaagatcgaggcgcttTTGCCATCTCACTACTCGTTGTAGCGCTCGCGCCTTTGCCGACTGCACTCGCTCACGTCCTTGCATTCATTCATTCATTCATCCACCCATCCAACCATACATCCATCCTCATCGAGGCAGCTGTATCTCTCTCATTTCAAAAAGTAGCAGCGACTGCCTTGAGGCCATGTCTCTCCCACGTCGATCCTACGATCCGAGGCGCGTCTGTCTTATTCCGCTACCTCAGCTTCCGGCATTCCTCCAAACGAGCAAGCGCCAGTTCGGCATTTACCTCTCTGGAGCCCTCTTTGCCCTAGGTTGGTGGTTCTTCCTCGATGCCTCCATCATCT
The Mycosarcoma maydis chromosome 14, whole genome shotgun sequence DNA segment above includes these coding regions:
- a CDS encoding uncharacterized protein (related to FPR2 - FK506/rapamycin-binding protein of the ER), which codes for MKFCTGVVVCTLLASAVRADTRLSDKLQVGVKYRPEVCDDKSQAGDLLAMHYTGTLADGKKFDSSLDRGQPFEFTLGIGQVIKGWDKGLRDMCVGEKRKLKIPPSEGYGSAGAGGVIPPNAHLIFEVELLEIKGARVSAKQTTASAHAEL
- a CDS encoding cAMP-dependent protein kinase catalytic subunit TPK2; amino-acid sequence: MSAIPQQPVDYSATHEAAVAAAAAAAAKAATATAGGGASSSQHPAPAVVGATSVPTHVASANSTGTYSSASLPLAIAAQQRKLSGRYALTDFAVERTLGTGSFGRVHLVRSRHNHRFYAIKVLRKEQVVKMKQVEHTNSERAILSIVRHPFLVNLWGTFKDSTFLYMVMDYVPGGELFTLLRKSQRFPHPVAKFYAAEVALAIDYLHQNNIIYRDLKPENILLSADGHLKITDFGFAKYVPDVTWTLCGTPDYLAPEIVSSKGYNKSVDWWALGVLLYEMLAGHPPFFTEDGNPIKLYEKIIACKVRYPPYFETGVKDLLKNLLTADLSKRYGNLHRGSKDIFGHLWFAEVDWDRLYRREIPAPYLPTVTADGDSSQFERYPENDVTEYSRTDLPDSLGHLFPDF